A genome region from Macaca nemestrina isolate mMacNem1 chromosome 15, mMacNem.hap1, whole genome shotgun sequence includes the following:
- the LOC105464495 gene encoding complement C1q tumor necrosis factor-related protein 6 isoform X1, producing MQWLRVRDSPGEATGHRVTMGTAALGPLWAVLLLFLLMCEVPKVELTSDRPVASGCQRCCDSEDPLDPAHVSSASSSGLPHALPEIRPYINITILKGDKGDPGAMGLPGHMGREGPQGEPGPQGSKGDKGEMGSPSAPCQKRFFAFSVGRKTALHSGEDFQTLLFERVFVNLDGCFDMAAGHFAAPLRGIYFFSLNVHSWNYKETYVHIMHNQKEAVILYAQPSERSIMQSQSVMLDLAYGDRVWVRLFKRQRENAIYSNDFDTYITFSGHLIKAEDD from the exons ATGCAGTGGCTCAGGGTCCGTGATTCgcctggggaggccacaggacaCAGG GTCACCATGGGGACAGCCGCCCTGGGTCCCCTCTGGGCAGTGCTCCTGCTCTTTCTCCTGATGTGTGAGGTCCCTAAGGTGGAGCTCACCTCTGACAGACCTGTGGCCAGCGGCTGTCAACGGTGCTGTGACTCTGAGGACCCCCTGGATCCTGCCCATGTGTCCTCAGCCTCTTCCTCCGGCCTCCCGCACGCCCTGCCTGAGATCAGACCCTATATTAACATCACCATCCTGAAGG GTGACAAAGGGGACCCAGGTGCAATGGGCCTGCCAGGGCACATGGGCAGGGAGGGTCCCCAAGGGGAGCCTGGCCCACAGGGCAGCAAGGGTGACAAGGGGGAGATGGGCAGCCCCAGTGCCCCGTGCCAGAAGCGCTTCTTCGCCTTCTCAGTGGGCCGCAAGACAGCCCTGCACAGCGGCGAGGACTTCCAGACGCTGCTCTTCGAAAGGGTCTTTGTGAACCTCGATGGGTGCTTTGACATGGCGGCCGGCCACTTTGCTGCTCCCCTGCGCGGCATCTACTTCTTCAGCCTGAATGTGCACAGCTGGAACTACAAGGAGACGTACGTGCACATCATGCACAACCAGAAGGAGGCCGTCATCCTGTACGCGCAGCCCAGCGAGCGCAGCATCATGCAGAGCCAGAGCGTGATGCTGGACCTGGCCTACGGGGACCGCGTCTGGGTGCGGCTCTTCAAGCGCCAGCGCGAGAACGCCATCTACAGCAATGACTTCGACACCTACATCACCTTCAGCGGCCACCTCATCAAGGCTGAGGACGACTGA
- the LOC105464495 gene encoding complement C1q tumor necrosis factor-related protein 6 isoform X2: MCLLAIVESVARNCQREVTMGTAALGPLWAVLLLFLLMCEVPKVELTSDRPVASGCQRCCDSEDPLDPAHVSSASSSGLPHALPEIRPYINITILKGDKGDPGAMGLPGHMGREGPQGEPGPQGSKGDKGEMGSPSAPCQKRFFAFSVGRKTALHSGEDFQTLLFERVFVNLDGCFDMAAGHFAAPLRGIYFFSLNVHSWNYKETYVHIMHNQKEAVILYAQPSERSIMQSQSVMLDLAYGDRVWVRLFKRQRENAIYSNDFDTYITFSGHLIKAEDD, encoded by the exons ATGTGTTTGCTGGCGATAGTGGAGTCGGTGGCAAGAAACTGCCAAAGGGAG GTCACCATGGGGACAGCCGCCCTGGGTCCCCTCTGGGCAGTGCTCCTGCTCTTTCTCCTGATGTGTGAGGTCCCTAAGGTGGAGCTCACCTCTGACAGACCTGTGGCCAGCGGCTGTCAACGGTGCTGTGACTCTGAGGACCCCCTGGATCCTGCCCATGTGTCCTCAGCCTCTTCCTCCGGCCTCCCGCACGCCCTGCCTGAGATCAGACCCTATATTAACATCACCATCCTGAAGG GTGACAAAGGGGACCCAGGTGCAATGGGCCTGCCAGGGCACATGGGCAGGGAGGGTCCCCAAGGGGAGCCTGGCCCACAGGGCAGCAAGGGTGACAAGGGGGAGATGGGCAGCCCCAGTGCCCCGTGCCAGAAGCGCTTCTTCGCCTTCTCAGTGGGCCGCAAGACAGCCCTGCACAGCGGCGAGGACTTCCAGACGCTGCTCTTCGAAAGGGTCTTTGTGAACCTCGATGGGTGCTTTGACATGGCGGCCGGCCACTTTGCTGCTCCCCTGCGCGGCATCTACTTCTTCAGCCTGAATGTGCACAGCTGGAACTACAAGGAGACGTACGTGCACATCATGCACAACCAGAAGGAGGCCGTCATCCTGTACGCGCAGCCCAGCGAGCGCAGCATCATGCAGAGCCAGAGCGTGATGCTGGACCTGGCCTACGGGGACCGCGTCTGGGTGCGGCTCTTCAAGCGCCAGCGCGAGAACGCCATCTACAGCAATGACTTCGACACCTACATCACCTTCAGCGGCCACCTCATCAAGGCTGAGGACGACTGA